A single window of Syntrophus aciditrophicus SB DNA harbors:
- the rimM gene encoding ribosome maturation factor RimM (Essential for efficient processing of 16S rRNA), which produces MKFFEIGEIVKSHGLKGRMKAKSYVENGEDLSSVHEAMIVKGKEEPRGYKVRKIVLHKTYFFLELETIDTVESADSLVGSTVLIPEDDRAALSGDEYYWRDLMGLQVVTEEGRFLGRIESIFPTGSNDVYVCAGGSREILLPAISDVILKIDLDKKEMVVRLLPGL; this is translated from the coding sequence ATGAAGTTCTTTGAAATTGGGGAAATTGTCAAATCTCATGGCCTGAAAGGGCGGATGAAAGCGAAGTCTTATGTTGAGAATGGTGAAGACCTTTCTTCCGTGCATGAGGCTATGATCGTTAAAGGAAAAGAGGAACCCAGAGGATATAAAGTCAGGAAAATTGTTCTCCATAAAACTTATTTCTTCCTGGAACTCGAAACGATTGATACTGTAGAGAGTGCGGATTCTCTTGTCGGAAGCACGGTCCTGATTCCTGAAGATGATCGGGCGGCACTTTCAGGAGATGAATATTACTGGCGCGATTTGATGGGACTTCAGGTCGTTACGGAAGAAGGACGCTTTCTGGGACGTATCGAGAGCATTTTTCCGACAGGAAGCAATGACGTTTATGTTTGTGCCGGCGGATCACGGGAAATTCTCCTGCCGGCAATTTCGGATGTGATTCTGAAAATTGATCTCGACAAGAAGGAAATGGTTGTCCGTTTACTTCCAGGACTTTAG
- a CDS encoding KH domain-containing protein encodes MKDLIKYIAQALVDNTDAVEVSEVVGEQTSVIELRVAKEDLGKVIGKQGRTAKAMRTILSAASTKLRKRAVLEIIE; translated from the coding sequence ATGAAAGATTTGATCAAGTACATCGCTCAGGCATTGGTGGATAACACCGATGCGGTGGAAGTTTCTGAGGTTGTTGGCGAGCAGACATCTGTGATTGAACTTCGGGTGGCAAAAGAAGACTTGGGCAAGGTGATCGGCAAACAGGGCAGAACTGCAAAAGCAATGAGAACAATTTTGAGTGCGGCTTCGACCAAACTTCGGAAGAGGGCTGTTCTTGAAATAATTGAGTAA
- the rpsP gene encoding 30S ribosomal protein S16, producing the protein MAVKIRLARMGAKKKPFYRIVVSDSESPRDGRFLEIVGNYDPGKDPAEVNVKESRLLEWLSKGAKPTLTVSQLLQKKGIKVGA; encoded by the coding sequence ATGGCAGTCAAGATAAGATTAGCGCGTATGGGGGCAAAGAAGAAACCATTTTATAGAATTGTTGTATCTGATTCTGAATCTCCCCGTGATGGCAGATTCCTGGAAATTGTAGGCAATTATGATCCAGGGAAGGATCCCGCAGAAGTCAACGTTAAAGAAAGCAGGCTGTTGGAGTGGCTGTCCAAAGGGGCCAAGCCGACTTTAACGGTTTCCCAGCTTCTACAGAAAAAAGGGATCAAGGTTGGTGCTTAA
- the ffh gene encoding signal recognition particle protein: MFENLAEKLEGVFKRLKGRGRLDEENIKEALKEIRMALLEADVNFKVVKDFIEEVRSRAVGQEVLESITPGQQIVKIVHDRLVELLGGTSSQLRFGSRFPAPIMLVGLQGCGKTTTAVKLAKVLAKGGKRAGLVSADVYRPAAMEQLRVMAQKIGAPAFNADSSQDPVKICVQAVEEAKRNGYEVLILDTAGRLAIDTQMMEELKQIKNAVNPSEILFVADAMTGQDAVNVAAKFNELLGIDGVIMTKMDGDARGGAALSLKAVMGKPIKYVGIGEKIDALEVFHPERMASRILGMGDILSLVEKAQTVVDEKQARELEQRIRKNEFTLEDFKTQLLQIKKMGSLQDIIGMIPGLNKLKSLKQATPDEKELVRIVAIIDSMTKKERLNYQLIDGQRRKRIALGSGTTVQDVNRLLKNYADVKKMMKRMTSKGGIKALRRGNFPF, from the coding sequence ATGTTTGAGAATTTAGCGGAGAAACTCGAAGGGGTTTTCAAAAGACTGAAAGGTCGGGGACGCCTGGATGAAGAGAACATCAAGGAAGCCCTCAAGGAAATCCGCATGGCTCTGCTGGAGGCGGATGTCAACTTCAAAGTCGTGAAAGACTTTATCGAGGAAGTGCGTTCCCGGGCCGTAGGACAGGAGGTTCTGGAAAGCATCACCCCTGGCCAGCAGATCGTAAAGATCGTGCATGACCGACTTGTAGAACTGCTGGGCGGTACGAGCAGTCAGTTGAGATTCGGGAGCCGGTTCCCCGCTCCGATCATGCTTGTGGGTCTTCAGGGGTGCGGTAAAACCACGACAGCCGTAAAACTGGCCAAGGTCTTGGCAAAAGGCGGTAAGCGGGCAGGACTTGTTTCCGCTGACGTATACCGTCCTGCAGCCATGGAACAGTTGAGGGTGATGGCGCAGAAGATCGGCGCCCCGGCTTTTAACGCGGACAGCAGTCAGGATCCCGTAAAGATATGCGTGCAAGCCGTTGAAGAGGCAAAGAGGAACGGCTATGAGGTGCTGATCCTTGATACCGCCGGTCGTCTGGCCATCGATACCCAGATGATGGAGGAATTGAAGCAGATTAAAAACGCCGTTAATCCTTCCGAGATCCTCTTTGTCGCCGATGCCATGACCGGTCAGGACGCAGTCAATGTTGCCGCGAAGTTCAACGAACTGCTGGGCATCGACGGCGTCATCATGACTAAGATGGATGGTGATGCCCGCGGCGGCGCGGCACTTTCGCTAAAAGCGGTCATGGGCAAACCCATCAAGTATGTGGGTATCGGGGAAAAAATCGACGCTCTGGAAGTTTTTCATCCGGAACGCATGGCTTCCCGCATCCTGGGAATGGGCGACATCCTCAGCCTTGTCGAGAAAGCTCAGACGGTCGTCGATGAGAAACAGGCCCGTGAGCTGGAGCAGAGAATACGGAAGAATGAATTTACCCTGGAGGATTTTAAGACGCAGTTGCTGCAGATCAAAAAAATGGGTTCACTCCAGGACATCATCGGGATGATTCCCGGTTTGAACAAACTGAAATCTTTGAAACAGGCTACGCCGGATGAGAAGGAACTGGTCAGGATCGTTGCCATCATTGATTCCATGACGAAAAAGGAACGCCTCAATTATCAGTTGATTGACGGGCAGAGGAGAAAACGGATCGCTTTGGGAAGTGGAACGACTGTGCAGGATGTCAATCGGCTGCTGAAAAATTACGCGGATGTAAAAAAGATGATGAAGAGGATGACCTCCAAGGGAGGCATCAAAGCGTTACGTCGAGGCAATTTCCCCTTTTAA
- a CDS encoding SPOR domain-containing protein, which produces MAADNVKRFEVRLGKWGLGIFIAGMSLLIFFSFLFGVMIGKDIDANPEKYSWGIARHVLGPSIPAENPVAPEQQKTVAAVRDVGKEQPTNENSEYDISDYDTLSKKSSSLRNSNTGNAGADQLADEPAAQVGEGMPLAKSSPPVVSAAPAAPPIPAVPEAGLYPVSRPGLEKKEEKKIAERKTASEAHPQRSALVSPKEIEKKPVVKLTREKEREIGLSIAERKNVRKEEKHITAEKKPDPRVEKGVIAAKKNSLKVEKTLAAEKKSDKAASPKEVKKEEKIQKPEGKKYIAQVASYQDRRKADQVAGKLKSMGYNTRVVPMDLPGKGRWYRLTIGGLSSHEKAKEAVANIEKKIGASKGFIRPEGE; this is translated from the coding sequence ATGGCTGCCGATAACGTCAAACGTTTTGAAGTCCGGTTGGGAAAGTGGGGGTTGGGCATTTTCATTGCCGGGATGTCTCTCCTGATTTTTTTCTCTTTCCTGTTTGGTGTAATGATCGGCAAGGATATCGATGCCAATCCGGAGAAGTATTCCTGGGGGATTGCCCGGCATGTGCTGGGTCCGTCGATTCCGGCGGAGAATCCGGTAGCCCCTGAACAGCAGAAAACGGTGGCAGCCGTAAGGGATGTCGGGAAAGAGCAGCCGACTAACGAAAACTCCGAATACGATATTTCCGACTACGACACCCTGTCAAAGAAAAGCAGCAGCCTGAGGAATTCGAATACCGGAAACGCAGGCGCAGATCAACTGGCTGACGAACCGGCAGCACAGGTGGGCGAGGGGATGCCTCTGGCAAAGTCTTCTCCTCCGGTAGTTTCTGCAGCACCGGCAGCCCCACCCATTCCGGCAGTTCCTGAGGCTGGCCTTTACCCCGTGAGTAGGCCGGGGCTGGAGAAAAAAGAGGAGAAAAAGATTGCAGAGAGAAAAACGGCATCGGAAGCTCATCCTCAGCGCTCTGCCCTTGTTTCCCCAAAAGAAATCGAGAAAAAGCCGGTTGTAAAACTGACTCGTGAGAAAGAAAGAGAGATCGGACTTTCGATTGCTGAAAGAAAGAATGTCCGTAAAGAAGAAAAACATATCACTGCTGAAAAGAAGCCCGATCCAAGGGTAGAAAAGGGTGTCATCGCGGCGAAGAAAAACAGCCTGAAAGTTGAAAAAACCCTGGCTGCTGAAAAGAAATCAGATAAGGCCGCAAGTCCGAAGGAAGTCAAAAAAGAGGAAAAGATTCAAAAGCCGGAAGGGAAGAAATATATCGCTCAGGTTGCATCCTATCAGGACAGGAGAAAAGCCGATCAGGTCGCTGGAAAGTTGAAGTCTATGGGATACAATACCCGGGTTGTGCCTATGGATTTGCCGGGGAAAGGACGTTGGTACCGATTGACGATCGGTGGTTTGTCCAGCCATGAGAAGGCAAAAGAAGCAGTAGCAAATATCGAAAAGAAAATAGGGGCTTCCAAGGGGTTTATTCGCCCGGAGGGAGAATAG
- the argS gene encoding arginine--tRNA ligase — MQIMIGSSIKHRLTMLVKNAVDGCVAEGLLAGGNFPPVEMEMTKDTVHGDYATNFAMVMASHARMNPRKIAEMISSHFRDGEQILEKTEIAGPGFINFFVRENVWAEQLKDIESLGNHYGSAETGRGKKVQVEFVSANPTGPLHIGHARGAVVGDVIANILGMSGYEIFREYYINDAGNQMNNLGKSVWYRYQELLGRSVEFPDTCYQGDYIREIAGDILKKDGDIHLTSNEDSNIRFFTDYAAGIILEEIKQDLKDFGIVFDKYFSERELYVNDGVARLLADLEEKGFIYRDDETLWFKTTDFGDDKDRVVVRKNGEPTYFAADIAYHKNKYERGFDSVIDIWGADHHGYIPRMHAGIQALGHSKDALRVVLVQLVNLLRDGKPVAMSTRSGEFVTMKEVVDEVGRDAARYNFLMRRSDSHLDFDLEVAKRQSNENPVYYVQYAHARICSILRMAKERGIELPSFENVEPQLLRIPEEIALIKTLTRFPEVVEGSARTLEPHRITFYLNDLAGLFHSYYNKYKVISDDEAMTRTRLFLVKCIQTVLKNALTLLGVSAPEKM, encoded by the coding sequence ATGCAAATTATGATTGGCAGCTCAATAAAGCATCGATTGACGATGCTGGTAAAAAACGCGGTGGATGGCTGTGTCGCGGAAGGTCTGCTGGCCGGGGGAAATTTCCCTCCTGTGGAGATGGAAATGACGAAGGACACGGTTCATGGGGATTATGCTACGAACTTTGCCATGGTCATGGCTTCCCACGCAAGGATGAATCCCCGTAAAATTGCCGAAATGATCAGCAGTCATTTTCGGGATGGGGAGCAGATTCTGGAAAAAACCGAGATTGCCGGTCCCGGATTCATCAATTTTTTTGTCCGGGAAAACGTCTGGGCCGAGCAGTTGAAAGATATTGAAAGCCTGGGAAATCATTACGGATCGGCAGAAACAGGCCGGGGGAAGAAAGTCCAGGTTGAATTCGTCAGCGCCAATCCCACGGGGCCGCTGCACATCGGTCATGCCCGGGGGGCCGTGGTCGGTGATGTCATTGCCAATATTCTTGGGATGTCCGGTTATGAAATCTTCCGTGAATATTACATCAACGACGCGGGCAACCAGATGAACAACCTGGGAAAATCAGTCTGGTACCGCTACCAGGAATTGTTAGGAAGATCCGTCGAATTTCCCGATACCTGCTATCAGGGGGATTACATCCGGGAGATCGCCGGAGACATTCTGAAAAAGGATGGAGACATCCACCTGACAAGCAACGAAGATTCGAACATCCGGTTTTTTACGGATTATGCCGCCGGGATCATCCTTGAAGAAATCAAGCAAGATCTGAAAGATTTCGGTATCGTCTTTGACAAGTATTTCAGCGAACGCGAGCTTTATGTCAATGATGGAGTCGCCAGGCTGCTGGCCGATCTGGAAGAAAAAGGGTTTATCTATCGCGATGATGAAACCCTGTGGTTCAAGACCACGGATTTCGGGGATGACAAGGACCGGGTCGTCGTTCGTAAAAACGGCGAACCCACCTATTTTGCCGCGGATATCGCCTACCACAAAAACAAGTATGAAAGGGGGTTCGACTCGGTCATTGATATCTGGGGTGCGGACCATCATGGCTATATTCCCCGGATGCATGCCGGGATTCAGGCCCTGGGGCACTCGAAAGATGCCCTGCGCGTCGTACTCGTGCAACTGGTCAACCTTCTGCGGGACGGCAAGCCCGTGGCGATGTCCACGCGGTCCGGCGAGTTCGTCACAATGAAGGAAGTGGTCGACGAAGTGGGACGGGATGCGGCGCGGTACAATTTTTTGATGCGGCGTTCGGACAGTCATCTGGACTTCGATCTGGAAGTGGCCAAGAGGCAGTCCAATGAAAACCCCGTTTATTATGTCCAGTACGCTCACGCAAGGATCTGCAGTATTCTTCGGATGGCCAAGGAACGGGGAATTGAGCTTCCCTCCTTTGAAAATGTGGAACCGCAGCTTTTGCGAATTCCCGAAGAAATCGCCCTGATCAAGACCCTTACCCGCTTTCCAGAGGTAGTCGAAGGAAGCGCCCGGACGCTGGAGCCCCATCGCATCACTTTTTATCTGAATGATCTTGCCGGTCTGTTCCACAGTTACTACAACAAATACAAGGTGATTTCGGACGATGAAGCCATGACCCGGACAAGACTTTTCCTTGTGAAATGCATTCAGACGGTTTTGAAAAACGCGTTGACCCTCCTTGGCGTTTCCGCCCCGGAAAAAATGTAG
- a CDS encoding PilX N-terminal domain-containing pilus assembly protein produces the protein MKPKITVKPLADEKGMVLVVALLLIAALAVLGTTAVLTSTTDMKISSNYKTNNEAFFIAEAGAERARELLRNDTADGTETPVSELLTDLLEARVGSNGTLSDSDAFTNFYADGAWVSDDVPYISNTNFGSGYYRVYLTNNFNDGVTSTADTDEEVTLTSFGFGPNNSRAVVQIKVRKVTTPDLPGAVVLPGPNVNCAVGSSGAQDVDGGAKPGIAVGTDAALTSVKNGTSKPGNITGNPSGIAKVTMGAPWNSKADILALYQSLKQVATCTGSSCAMGSSASDIVVIDGDAGYTGNDHGYGILVVNGNLTLGGNIDFDGLVLVLGTATLVRNGSGNGTISGSLVVANTNTTDNSLGVPTYTTNGGGNSSIEYNSGALINSLKNSPFVKSAWRQSGM, from the coding sequence ATGAAACCGAAAATAACCGTAAAACCGTTGGCAGATGAAAAAGGGATGGTTCTTGTTGTGGCTCTGCTGCTTATTGCTGCTTTAGCCGTTCTGGGAACAACGGCTGTATTAACCAGCACGACGGACATGAAAATCAGCAGCAATTACAAAACAAACAACGAAGCTTTCTTTATTGCGGAAGCAGGGGCCGAACGGGCAAGGGAACTCCTGCGAAACGATACCGCGGATGGCACGGAGACTCCTGTATCTGAGCTATTAACGGATCTTTTAGAAGCAAGAGTAGGGTCCAACGGAACACTGTCTGACAGTGATGCCTTTACAAATTTCTATGCGGATGGGGCGTGGGTGAGTGACGATGTTCCCTATATCTCGAATACGAATTTCGGGTCGGGATACTACCGGGTTTACCTGACCAATAATTTCAACGATGGGGTGACATCCACAGCGGATACGGACGAAGAAGTGACCCTTACCTCTTTCGGATTCGGTCCCAATAATTCCCGCGCCGTGGTTCAGATTAAAGTCCGAAAAGTGACGACCCCTGATCTACCTGGCGCCGTCGTTCTTCCCGGTCCGAATGTGAATTGCGCGGTGGGTTCCAGTGGCGCACAGGATGTTGACGGGGGTGCAAAGCCGGGCATTGCTGTCGGAACAGACGCGGCATTAACAAGTGTGAAAAACGGTACCAGTAAACCTGGGAATATTACAGGCAATCCATCCGGTATTGCGAAAGTGACTATGGGAGCCCCCTGGAACAGCAAAGCGGACATCCTGGCACTATATCAATCTCTCAAACAAGTGGCAACATGTACCGGTTCTTCCTGCGCCATGGGATCGAGCGCGAGCGATATTGTGGTTATTGACGGAGATGCCGGATATACCGGTAATGATCATGGATATGGAATACTGGTCGTAAACGGGAATCTGACTCTCGGCGGCAACATCGATTTTGATGGATTGGTTCTTGTTTTAGGTACAGCCACCCTTGTGAGGAATGGCTCAGGTAACGGCACGATCAGCGGAAGTCTTGTTGTCGCCAATACCAATACAACGGACAACAGCCTGGGAGTGCCAACCTATACCACAAACGGTGGAGGGAATTCATCTATCGAATATAATTCCGGGGCATTAATTAATTCCCTTAAAAATTCTCCCTTTGTCAAGAGTGCATGGCGTCAATCCGGCATGTAA
- a CDS encoding PilW family protein codes for MHGYSKYFKSSHGFTLIEILIAMAIGLVILGALYGVFTMQNKTLSNQEQIVEMQQNARAAMDLLTREISMAGYNPKNISDTTSPRISAATANSISFVVDLNGDGDTADSNENITYDIYTSNGVKCLGRTTSGSKQPAVEHIENMNLTYLLSDGTETTTPNSTQLESIVKVRVSVTAVSAKPDSNTGNYMTYTLTSEIVPRNLALSGANLAFSTPSSSGSGGSEGGESGSDNGGSTDGGESGSDGGGATDDGGSEGGESGVDDGGSTDDGGSGSDTGSLTDPTIANISPVSGGAVTKGTTVSFCADITHPSGVDHVTLWVGEDSATNDIATTGSGDRYCGSFKVPSGKGKIVIFKFVTVDDTGASHTSSEYSVTTN; via the coding sequence ATGCACGGATATTCAAAATATTTTAAGTCCTCACATGGTTTTACCCTTATCGAGATACTGATTGCCATGGCAATAGGTCTTGTCATTCTGGGTGCGTTGTATGGCGTCTTTACGATGCAGAATAAAACATTGAGCAATCAAGAGCAGATTGTTGAAATGCAGCAGAATGCCAGAGCCGCCATGGATCTGCTGACCCGAGAGATCAGCATGGCAGGATATAATCCCAAAAACATCAGCGATACAACCAGCCCCCGGATCAGTGCGGCAACAGCGAATTCCATCAGCTTCGTCGTTGATCTGAATGGCGATGGGGACACGGCAGATTCCAATGAAAACATTACCTATGACATTTACACATCCAATGGAGTGAAGTGCCTGGGGAGAACGACGAGCGGATCAAAGCAGCCGGCGGTAGAGCATATCGAAAATATGAATTTAACATACCTCCTGAGTGACGGGACCGAGACGACAACTCCAAACTCGACACAGCTTGAGAGTATCGTAAAGGTTAGAGTATCCGTAACGGCAGTGTCAGCCAAGCCGGACTCCAATACGGGTAATTATATGACTTACACGCTTACCTCAGAGATTGTTCCCCGCAATCTCGCGTTGAGCGGGGCCAATCTCGCTTTTTCAACACCGTCTTCATCGGGTTCCGGAGGTTCAGAAGGTGGAGAATCGGGATCTGACAATGGTGGTTCCACGGATGGCGGAGAATCGGGATCCGATGGCGGGGGGGCCACGGATGATGGAGGCTCAGAGGGTGGAGAATCGGGAGTTGACGATGGTGGTTCCACGGATGATGGAGGCTCAGGTTCTGATACCGGCAGCTTGACCGATCCAACCATCGCCAACATTTCTCCTGTTTCCGGTGGGGCGGTAACAAAAGGAACAACGGTATCATTCTGTGCAGACATTACGCATCCATCCGGTGTGGATCATGTTACTCTCTGGGTGGGGGAGGACAGCGCAACAAACGATATCGCGACGACCGGCAGCGGCGATCGATATTGCGGGTCGTTTAAGGTTCCTTCTGGAAAAGGCAAAATCGTGATCTTCAAATTTGTGACGGTTGATGACACCGGTGCTTCACACACCAGCAGTGAATACAGCGTGACGACCAATTAA
- a CDS encoding GspH/FimT family pseudopilin has product MTRYRERGFTLVELMIVIVVIGILAAIAAPNYQSFMAQRRLNGAARQIMSDLMAARMQAVSQNRSIKVSFPTTAGGTYTYDADDTNSPTYAVKNIQTGYGYYDVTVLATNNIIFLSNGTASPSGCGTATVTNAIGSRDIKVSSAGRVRIDATSS; this is encoded by the coding sequence ATGACGCGTTATCGGGAACGGGGTTTCACGCTGGTCGAACTGATGATCGTCATTGTCGTCATAGGCATCCTGGCCGCCATAGCCGCCCCCAACTACCAGTCTTTCATGGCCCAGCGTCGACTGAACGGCGCCGCCCGTCAGATCATGTCCGATCTGATGGCAGCTCGGATGCAGGCGGTGAGTCAGAATCGCAGCATTAAAGTATCTTTTCCCACCACGGCGGGCGGTACGTACACCTATGATGCTGATGACACAAACAGCCCGACCTATGCTGTAAAAAATATCCAAACGGGCTATGGATATTATGATGTAACAGTTTTGGCGACCAACAACATCATTTTCCTATCCAACGGCACGGCTTCCCCCAGCGGTTGTGGGACAGCCACCGTAACGAATGCGATTGGGTCCCGTGACATAAAAGTATCGAGCGCAGGGAGAGTTCGAATTGATGCGACATCGTCTTGA
- a CDS encoding Crp/Fnr family transcriptional regulator, whose translation MSITDLLKQIPLFESLNDSERRRLESLLQRRSLEKGEILFHKGDIGSTFYIIIKGLIKIGVSNKLGDEVTLALLRDGDFFGEMALLDEQPRSADATALEDSILYVLDRNDFFPFLIENENAVRSILRALSMRLRRTDDLFAELSFLTVSARLAKRLLELAKPTQTHGEEPGEFRVQMSQRELAAMLGVTRESINKELKILKDKGMVTTSRNAIIIKDLDRLKRRTR comes from the coding sequence ATGAGCATAACGGACCTACTCAAGCAGATCCCTCTTTTCGAATCCCTGAACGATTCTGAGCGTCGGCGGCTGGAGTCGCTGCTTCAGCGCCGTTCCCTTGAAAAAGGAGAAATTCTTTTTCACAAAGGCGATATCGGCTCGACCTTTTACATCATCATAAAAGGATTGATTAAAATCGGGGTTTCCAACAAACTCGGAGATGAAGTCACTCTTGCCCTGCTGAGAGACGGGGATTTTTTCGGAGAAATGGCCCTGCTGGACGAACAACCCCGGTCAGCCGACGCCACAGCCCTTGAAGACAGCATCCTGTATGTTCTGGACCGCAATGATTTTTTCCCCTTCCTTATTGAGAATGAAAACGCCGTTCGCTCCATCCTCCGTGCTCTTTCCATGCGCCTCCGGAGAACGGATGATCTGTTTGCGGAACTGTCCTTTCTTACGGTTTCCGCCCGCCTGGCCAAACGCCTTCTTGAACTGGCGAAGCCGACTCAAACTCACGGTGAGGAACCCGGGGAATTTCGCGTCCAGATGTCCCAGCGGGAACTGGCCGCCATGCTGGGCGTTACTCGGGAAAGCATTAACAAGGAATTGAAAATCCTGAAAGATAAAGGGATGGTGACGACCTCCAGAAATGCGATCATCATAAAGGATCTCGATCGATTGAAGCGCCGCACCCGTTAA
- a CDS encoding prepilin peptidase, whose protein sequence is MTMTELGAIFAFILGAVVGSFLNVCIWRIPEGLSIVKPASHCPDCGHPIRFYDNIPLISYLILRGRCRACGGRISLRYPFVEGLTALMALFLFWKFGLTLKFLAAFIFVSALILITFIDIDYQIIPDVISLPGIPICFLMAVFIMDLSFMDALLGLLIGGGSLYLVAVLYELATKREGMGGGDIKLLALMGAFLGWKSLLFILLVSSLVGAVVGISIMLARGGDMKYAVPFGPFLSLAAVAYLFVGEYATNLFLYHQL, encoded by the coding sequence ATGACGATGACGGAGTTGGGGGCGATATTTGCGTTCATCCTGGGCGCCGTGGTGGGAAGCTTCCTGAATGTATGCATCTGGCGGATTCCGGAAGGTCTGTCCATTGTCAAGCCCGCCTCCCATTGCCCGGATTGCGGCCATCCCATCCGCTTCTACGATAACATCCCGCTGATCAGCTATCTGATCCTGAGGGGCCGCTGCCGGGCCTGCGGCGGAAGAATTTCACTGCGCTATCCCTTTGTGGAAGGACTGACGGCCCTGATGGCCCTGTTCCTTTTCTGGAAGTTCGGCCTCACCCTGAAATTTCTTGCCGCGTTTATTTTTGTGAGCGCCTTGATCCTGATCACGTTCATCGATATCGATTACCAGATTATTCCCGATGTCATTTCGCTGCCGGGTATCCCGATCTGTTTTCTCATGGCGGTGTTCATCATGGACCTCTCATTCATGGACGCTCTGCTGGGGTTGCTGATCGGCGGCGGTTCGCTTTATCTGGTGGCCGTCCTCTATGAACTGGCGACAAAGCGGGAAGGCATGGGCGGGGGGGATATTAAACTGCTGGCTCTCATGGGCGCCTTTCTGGGATGGAAGTCCCTGCTGTTTATCCTGCTGGTCAGTTCGTTGGTGGGGGCCGTTGTGGGCATATCGATCATGCTGGCTAGAGGGGGCGACATGAAATACGCCGTGCCTTTCGGCCCTTTTCTGTCTCTTGCCGCTGTAGCCTATCTTTTTGTCGGCGAATATGCCACCAATCTGTTCCTCTACCACCAGTTGTAA
- a CDS encoding dTDP-4-dehydrorhamnose 3,5-epimerase family protein — protein MIDGVQVKKLRVIPDERGRLMEILRADDGMFKGFGQVYMTTAYPGVVKGWHYHKKQYDNMAVVKGMMKIVLYDSRENSPTRGEVNVFFAGEYNPVLLHIPPFVYHGFKCVSTEEAIVINTPTEVYNYGEPDEFRVHPHNNDIPYNWDREDG, from the coding sequence ATGATTGACGGCGTTCAAGTGAAAAAACTCCGGGTGATTCCCGATGAGCGGGGCCGATTGATGGAAATCCTGCGGGCCGATGACGGGATGTTCAAGGGGTTCGGTCAGGTTTATATGACGACGGCCTATCCCGGGGTCGTCAAAGGGTGGCATTACCACAAAAAGCAGTATGACAACATGGCGGTGGTCAAGGGGATGATGAAGATCGTTCTGTATGACAGCCGGGAAAATTCGCCGACGCGTGGCGAGGTCAACGTCTTTTTTGCCGGGGAATACAATCCCGTTCTCCTCCATATTCCACCGTTCGTCTATCATGGATTCAAATGCGTTTCCACGGAAGAGGCCATCGTCATCAACACGCCGACGGAGGTTTACAATTATGGCGAGCCTGACGAATTCCGCGTGCATCCCCACAATAACGACATTCCTTATAACTGGGATCGCGAAGACGGTTGA